One Dromiciops gliroides isolate mDroGli1 chromosome 3, mDroGli1.pri, whole genome shotgun sequence DNA segment encodes these proteins:
- the NANOS2 gene encoding nanos homolog 2, with protein sequence MQLPAPFDMWKDYLNLNKILWEVISGQGGSGGGERSSQEAEAGQTRQVAAGGPGHAAPLCNFCKHNGESRHVYTSHLLKTPEGVVVCPILRHYVCPLCGATGGLAHTLKYCPLNGGQQSLYRRSGRNSAGRKVKR encoded by the coding sequence ATGCAGCTGCCTGCTCCTTTCGATATGTGGAAAGACTATTTGAATCTGAACAAGATCCTATGGGAGGTGATCTCAGGCCAAGGGggctctgggggtggggagaggtccAGCCAGGAGGCCGAGGCTGGGCAGACGAGGCAGGTGGCTGCTGGGGGGCCAGGGCACGCTGcacctctctgcaacttctgcAAACACAATGGAGAGTCCCGCCACGTGTACACCTCACACCTGCTGAAGACTCCGGAGGGCGTGGTCGTCTGTCCAATCCTTCGTCATTACGTCTGTCCACTGTGTGGGGCCACTGGGGGCCTGGCCCACACCCTCAAGTACTGCCCCCTCAACGGAGGTCAGCAGTCCCTGTATCGACGAAGTGGGCGAAACTCAGCTGGGAGAAAGGTCAAGCGCTGA